A window from Drosophila simulans strain w501 chromosome 4, Prin_Dsim_3.1, whole genome shotgun sequence encodes these proteins:
- the LOC6739828 gene encoding uncharacterized protein LOC6739828 isoform X7, with translation MIITMINHYEEIFNISAELLNVIYTQALEACPEKLYELISTKVYGTEWAQQQIEDPQPGILSDVSLEPPIQGKRYENINDFNTINLKNWQDKPTDYSDSDKKKNHNENLEILTASLKISVAEQSHISLKEPIKKQEPITAYQQFSRSSLPTSTSDVGLKTLRTDAAELENKMKILTSNIHKQDIPIKTTYKRQNLISSSRRINQEP, from the exons ATGATAAT AACCATGATAAATCACTATGAAGAAATTTTCAACATATCAGCAGAGTTACTGAATGTCATTTATACACAAGCACTGGAAGCTTGTCCGGAAAAGTTATATGAGCTGATTTCAACGAAAGTCTATGGAACTGAATG GGCCCAACAGCAAATAGAAGACCCTCAACCAGGCATTTTATCTGATGTTTCGCTCGAACCTCCGATCCAAGGAAAGcg GTATGAAAATATCAATGATTTTAATaccattaatttaaaaaattggcAAGATAAACCAACAGATTATAGCGATTctgacaaaaagaaaaaccataATGAAAATTTAGAGATCCTTACCGCTAGTCTCAAAATATCTGTTGCTGAACAAAGTCACATAAGTCTCAAGGAGCCTATAAAAAAACAAG AGCCTATAACGGCATACCAACAGTTTTCCAGATCAAGCCTCCCAACCAGTACATCAGATGTTGGTCTCAAGACATTGAGAACAGATGCCGCCGAGCTTgagaataaaatgaaaatacttACATCTAACATCCATAAACAGGATATACCCATAAAAACAACTTACAAACGACAGAACCTAATTTCGAGCTCAAGACGAATAAACCAAGAACcctaa
- the LOC6739828 gene encoding rho GTPase-activating protein 6 isoform X6 → MVSEHFLWISESGESFQIVETSLTRLSKIESDMVKNFALEKIQELNIGNNEDMKISPQKRRSAPKKKSLTTSFFDNGKKDDHNARSVLFGTSLECCLARDSKRNVIIEDRSKYSLMSMFRGSGSSPGSVLKLNDNVRSCESLPSKSLEYGNTELSAYVRGSFSNISKPLASLSQSENEDTELNFVKPYQEHSQLMVPIFVNNCIDYLEENGLQQVGLFRVSTSKKRVKQLREDFDKDIYFGISVDTCPHDVATLLKEFLRDLPEPLLCNTLYLTFLKTQRIRNRRLQLEAISHLIRLLPIPHRDTLYVLLVFLAKVAAHSDDIWSTEGCCLTIGNKMDSNNLATVFAPNILRSTHLTFSRDKEQENMSDAINVVRTMINHYEEIFNISAELLNVIYTQALEACPEKLYELISTKVYGTEWAQQQIEDPQPGILSDVSLEPPIQGKRYENINDFNTINLKNWQDKPTDYSDSDKKKNHNENLEILTASLKISVAEQSHISLKEPIKKQEPITAYQQFSRSSLPTSTSDVGLKTLRTDAAELENKMKILTSNIHKQDIPIKTTYKRQNLISSSRRINQEP, encoded by the exons ATGGTATCC gAACATTTTTTATGGATATCAGAGTCTGGTGAATCTTTTCAAATAGTGGAGACAAGTTTGACAAGGCTGTCAAAAATAGAATCCGATATGGTAAAAAATTTTGCCTTAGAAAAAATTCAGGAACTAAATATTGGAAATAATGAAG atATGAAGATATCGCCACAAAAACGACGATCTGCGcctaaaaaaaaatccttGACTACAAGCTTCTTTGATAATGGAAAGAAAGATGATCACA ATGCTCGCTCAGTATTGTTCGGAACCTCATTGGAATGTTGCTTAGCAAGAGACAGCAAACGGAACGTTATTATAGAAGACAGATCAAAGTATTCACTTATGTCAATGTTTCGTGGAAGTGGTAGTAGCCCAGGAAGTGTTTTGAAGCTTAATGATAAT gTAAGGTCATGTGAAAGCTTACCATCAAAATCCCTTGAATACGGAAACACGGAACTTTCTGCATATGTTAGAGGCTCCTTTTCAAATATATCAAAGCCTTTAGCATCGCTATCTCAGTCTGAAAATGAAGATACTGAACTTAATTTCGTTAAGCCCTATCAAGAGCATTCACAATTAATGGTACCAATATTCGTAAACAACTGTATTGATTATTTAGAAGAGAACGGATTGCAACAGGTTGGACTCTTCCGGGTGAGCACATCCAAAAAAAGAGTAAAGCAA ttgcGGGAGGATTTCgataaagatatttattttgggaTTTCTGTTGATACATGCCCACATGATGTTGCCACACTGCTTAAAGAATTTCTACGTGATCTTCCGGAACCACTACTTTGCAACACACTCTATTTAACGTTTTTAAAAACACAAC GTATTCGGAATCGACGCTTGCAACTAGAGGCTATATCACATTTGATAAGACTACTTCCCATCCCACACAGAGACACGTTGTACGTCTTACTAGTATTTCTAGCTAAAGTGGCAGCACACAGCGATGATATATGGTCTACAGAGGGATGTTGTTTAACgattggaaataaaatggatAGCAATAATCTAGCTACAGTATTTGCTCCAAATATTTTGCGAAGCACTCATTTGACATTTTCAAGGGACAAAGAGCAAGAAAATATGAGCGATGCCATTAATGTAGTAAG AACCATGATAAATCACTATGAAGAAATTTTCAACATATCAGCAGAGTTACTGAATGTCATTTATACACAAGCACTGGAAGCTTGTCCGGAAAAGTTATATGAGCTGATTTCAACGAAAGTCTATGGAACTGAATG GGCCCAACAGCAAATAGAAGACCCTCAACCAGGCATTTTATCTGATGTTTCGCTCGAACCTCCGATCCAAGGAAAGcg GTATGAAAATATCAATGATTTTAATaccattaatttaaaaaattggcAAGATAAACCAACAGATTATAGCGATTctgacaaaaagaaaaaccataATGAAAATTTAGAGATCCTTACCGCTAGTCTCAAAATATCTGTTGCTGAACAAAGTCACATAAGTCTCAAGGAGCCTATAAAAAAACAAG AGCCTATAACGGCATACCAACAGTTTTCCAGATCAAGCCTCCCAACCAGTACATCAGATGTTGGTCTCAAGACATTGAGAACAGATGCCGCCGAGCTTgagaataaaatgaaaatacttACATCTAACATCCATAAACAGGATATACCCATAAAAACAACTTACAAACGACAGAACCTAATTTCGAGCTCAAGACGAATAAACCAAGAACcctaa
- the LOC6739828 gene encoding rho GTPase-activating protein 6 isoform X5, with the protein MQKSKSLSNVGQFVAKRMWRSRSKSHNKRSYSKSSIPTLKWYPSEHFLWISESGESFQIVETSLTRLSKIESDMVKNFALEKIQELNIGNNEDMKISPQKRRSAPKKKSLTTSFFDNGKKDDHNARSVLFGTSLECCLARDSKRNVIIEDRSKYSLMSMFRGSGSSPGSVLKLNDNVRSCESLPSKSLEYGNTELSAYVRGSFSNISKPLASLSQSENEDTELNFVKPYQEHSQLMVPIFVNNCIDYLEENGLQQVGLFRVSTSKKRVKQLREDFDKDIYFGISVDTCPHDVATLLKEFLRDLPEPLLCNTLYLTFLKTQRIRNRRLQLEAISHLIRLLPIPHRDTLYVLLVFLAKVAAHSDDIWSTEGCCLTIGNKMDSNNLATVFAPNILRSTHLTFSRDKEQENMSDAINVVRTMINHYEEIFNISAELLNVIYTQALEACPEKLYELISTKVYGTEWAQQQIEDPQPGILSDVSLEPPIQGKRYENINDFNTINLKNWQDKPTDYSDSDKKKNHNENLEILTASLKISVAEQSHISLKEPIKKQEPITAYQQFSRSSLPTSTSDVGLKTLRTDAAELENKMKILTSNIHKQDIPIKTTYKRQNLISSSRRINQEP; encoded by the exons ATGCAGAAGTCAAAGTCGTTATCAAATGTGGGTCAATTTGTAGCAAAACGAATGTGGCGGAGTCGATCCAAAAGCCACAATAAACGGAGTTACTCAAAGAGCTCTATACCAACTCTAAAATGGTATCCGTCG gAACATTTTTTATGGATATCAGAGTCTGGTGAATCTTTTCAAATAGTGGAGACAAGTTTGACAAGGCTGTCAAAAATAGAATCCGATATGGTAAAAAATTTTGCCTTAGAAAAAATTCAGGAACTAAATATTGGAAATAATGAAG atATGAAGATATCGCCACAAAAACGACGATCTGCGcctaaaaaaaaatccttGACTACAAGCTTCTTTGATAATGGAAAGAAAGATGATCACA ATGCTCGCTCAGTATTGTTCGGAACCTCATTGGAATGTTGCTTAGCAAGAGACAGCAAACGGAACGTTATTATAGAAGACAGATCAAAGTATTCACTTATGTCAATGTTTCGTGGAAGTGGTAGTAGCCCAGGAAGTGTTTTGAAGCTTAATGATAAT gTAAGGTCATGTGAAAGCTTACCATCAAAATCCCTTGAATACGGAAACACGGAACTTTCTGCATATGTTAGAGGCTCCTTTTCAAATATATCAAAGCCTTTAGCATCGCTATCTCAGTCTGAAAATGAAGATACTGAACTTAATTTCGTTAAGCCCTATCAAGAGCATTCACAATTAATGGTACCAATATTCGTAAACAACTGTATTGATTATTTAGAAGAGAACGGATTGCAACAGGTTGGACTCTTCCGGGTGAGCACATCCAAAAAAAGAGTAAAGCAA ttgcGGGAGGATTTCgataaagatatttattttgggaTTTCTGTTGATACATGCCCACATGATGTTGCCACACTGCTTAAAGAATTTCTACGTGATCTTCCGGAACCACTACTTTGCAACACACTCTATTTAACGTTTTTAAAAACACAAC GTATTCGGAATCGACGCTTGCAACTAGAGGCTATATCACATTTGATAAGACTACTTCCCATCCCACACAGAGACACGTTGTACGTCTTACTAGTATTTCTAGCTAAAGTGGCAGCACACAGCGATGATATATGGTCTACAGAGGGATGTTGTTTAACgattggaaataaaatggatAGCAATAATCTAGCTACAGTATTTGCTCCAAATATTTTGCGAAGCACTCATTTGACATTTTCAAGGGACAAAGAGCAAGAAAATATGAGCGATGCCATTAATGTAGTAAG AACCATGATAAATCACTATGAAGAAATTTTCAACATATCAGCAGAGTTACTGAATGTCATTTATACACAAGCACTGGAAGCTTGTCCGGAAAAGTTATATGAGCTGATTTCAACGAAAGTCTATGGAACTGAATG GGCCCAACAGCAAATAGAAGACCCTCAACCAGGCATTTTATCTGATGTTTCGCTCGAACCTCCGATCCAAGGAAAGcg GTATGAAAATATCAATGATTTTAATaccattaatttaaaaaattggcAAGATAAACCAACAGATTATAGCGATTctgacaaaaagaaaaaccataATGAAAATTTAGAGATCCTTACCGCTAGTCTCAAAATATCTGTTGCTGAACAAAGTCACATAAGTCTCAAGGAGCCTATAAAAAAACAAG AGCCTATAACGGCATACCAACAGTTTTCCAGATCAAGCCTCCCAACCAGTACATCAGATGTTGGTCTCAAGACATTGAGAACAGATGCCGCCGAGCTTgagaataaaatgaaaatacttACATCTAACATCCATAAACAGGATATACCCATAAAAACAACTTACAAACGACAGAACCTAATTTCGAGCTCAAGACGAATAAACCAAGAACcctaa
- the LOC6739828 gene encoding uncharacterized protein LOC6739828 isoform X3: MECPKQNEESVNCLRSPIAAVKKRSGPLDMALDEVNDVSKIWSLPLEDPHCLDASSMRKPMIFASKHSEGVASPNKVHRRSTKDKEKKRERWLLTRKTWRYMTDAGRKLIPDGYQTGSGNHDLIEDQFQRVCLSEPSFILWSRRTSYPGAFSCSKRRLKPLLRHASASRRKQIVDATKDYHIADRVIELLQTYLKLRDAYKTTTLLGTKTVRPDQTSSPSAQRPNFKNKGDNHQVISSGTSIQTELLSLLKLLSNCPLFTHEGIQFKFGDAPLNILEDKVLLKKIYSALKKQQLHRTLHSKDPYKANISTSLSCLIKNGKEISGGNTDSKRSDKLLHENFFSLMKCDTKPILPSPKTELYLDLNKAPQNIELKNKLNSNGHSVERIQKTCGTQTNFIQLSELKTLAQQYNLMVKNCDNTIKLFEEPTKQDCSKSSHLICRKSSLDEDISQSVSDTIKRYLNMARKKSMQDSDSSRFKSINYDKNLRNIKAKGVINPPGISAGLHKAVQTLSAWPLIALDFIRGNESLNLKNAHLEWLRLEDERSQIQLEREKNPTEISSKVHPLQIASPANTSSYSKCTSAPTSPTSHSKLEKAIRTSSGLLSSSSQFISNILHGHINAGNHFNTLPDSNQSHATASMQKSKSLSNVGQFVAKRMWRSRSKSHNKRSYSKSSIPTLKWYPSEHFLWISESGESFQIVETSLTRLSKIESDMVKNFALEKIQELNIGNNEDMKISPQKRRSAPKKKSLTTSFFDNGKKDDHNARSVLFGTSLECCLARDSKRNVIIEDRSKYSLMSMFRGSGSSPGSVLKLNDNLL, from the exons ATGGAATgtccaaaacaaaacgaagaaTCTGTGAACTGCTTGAGAAGCCCCATCGCGGCCGTTAAAAAAAGGTCGGGGCCGTTAGATATGGCACTTGACGAGGTTAACGACGTATCGAAAATATGGTCGTTGCCATTAGAAGACCCACATTGTTTAGATGCCTCCAGCATGCGTAAGCCAATGATTTTTGCGAGTAAGCACTCCGAAGGAGTTGCTTCTCCAAATAAAGTGCATCGTCGCAGCACAAAAGACAAGGAAAAAAAGCGAGAGCGCTGGCTTCTAACTCGAAAAACCTGGAGATATATGACAGATGCAGGCCGTAAGCTAATTCCTGATGGATACCAAACAGGGTCAGGTAATCATGACCTAATTGAAGATCAATTTCAACGGGTGTGTTTATCTGAAccaagttttattttatggaGTCGAAGAACATCATACCCAGGAGCATTCAGCTGTTCTAAGCGGAGATTAAAGCCATTGTTGAGGCATGCAAGTGCTAGCCGCAGAAAACAAATAGTTGATGCAACCAAAGATTATCATATTGCCGATCGAGTCATTGAATTATTGCAGACTTATCTTAAACTTCGTGATGCATACAAAACCACAACTTTACTTGGAACTAAAACAGTTCGGCCAGACCAAACATCATCACCCAGTGCACAAAGGCCAAACTTCAAAAACAAGGGTGACAACCATCAAGTGATATCATCCGGTACATCGATTCAAACAGAACTCTTGTCCCTTCTTAAATTGTTATCTAATTGCCCTTTATTTACACATGAAGGAATTCAGTTTAAGTTTGGCGATGCTCCACTAAACATTCTGGAAGACAAAgttcttttgaaaaaaatctATAGCGCGCTTAAGAAACAACAGCTCCATAGGACGCTACATTCCAAAGATCCTTATAAAGCTAATATTTCGACTTCATTGTCTTGcttaataaaaaatggaaaggaaatATCTGGAGGTAACACTGATAGTAAAAGAAGCGATAAGTTACTACATGAAAATTTCTTTTCTCTAATGAAATGTGATACCAAACCAATTTTACCAAGCCCAAAAACAGAACTTTATTTAGACCTCAATAAGGCACCGCAAAACATTGAgcttaaaaacaaacttaattcAAATGGACACAGCGTTGAAAGAATCCAGAAAACCTGTGGAACTCAAACTAATTTTATTCAACTAAGCGAGTTAAAAACTTTGGCGCAGCAGTACAACTTAATGGTTAAAAATTGCGATAATACcataaaattatttgaagAGCCCACTAAACAAGACTGTTCAAAATCTTCTCATTTAATATGTAGAAAAAGTTCACTTGACGAAGATATTTCACAGTCAGTTAGCGATACGATTAAACGGTATTTGAACatggcaagaaaaaaaagtatgCAAGATTCTGATTCAAGCcgatttaaatcaattaactaTGATAAGAACCTGAGAAATATCAAAGCAAAGGGCGTAATAAATCCACCGGGAATAAGTGCCGGATTACACAAGGCTGTACAAACGTTAAGTGCTTGGCCTCTCATAGCTTTGGATTTTATACGGGGAAACGAATCTTTGAATCTTAAAAACGCTCACTTAGAATGGTTAAGATTAGAGGATGAGCGAAGTCAGATACAGTTAGAGAGGGAAAAAAATCCAACAGAAATAAGCAGTAAAGTGCATCCTTTACAAATCGCAAGTCCTGCAAACACCTCTTCATATTCCAAGTGCACTTCTGCACCTACTTCGCCGACTAGTCATTCAAAGTTAGAAAAGGCTATACGAACTTCCAGTGGACTACTCTCTTCAAGTTctcaatttatttcaaatattttgcacgGACATATCAATGCTGGAAACCATTTTAACACATTACCAGATTCCA ATCAGAGTCATGCAACGGCAAGTATGCAGAAGTCAAAGTCGTTATCAAATGTGGGTCAATTTGTAGCAAAACGAATGTGGCGGAGTCGATCCAAAAGCCACAATAAACGGAGTTACTCAAAGAGCTCTATACCAACTCTAAAATGGTATCCGTCG gAACATTTTTTATGGATATCAGAGTCTGGTGAATCTTTTCAAATAGTGGAGACAAGTTTGACAAGGCTGTCAAAAATAGAATCCGATATGGTAAAAAATTTTGCCTTAGAAAAAATTCAGGAACTAAATATTGGAAATAATGAAG atATGAAGATATCGCCACAAAAACGACGATCTGCGcctaaaaaaaaatccttGACTACAAGCTTCTTTGATAATGGAAAGAAAGATGATCACA ATGCTCGCTCAGTATTGTTCGGAACCTCATTGGAATGTTGCTTAGCAAGAGACAGCAAACGGAACGTTATTATAGAAGACAGATCAAAGTATTCACTTATGTCAATGTTTCGTGGAAGTGGTAGTAGCCCAGGAAGTGTTTTGAAGCTTAATGATAAT CTCCTTTGA